A stretch of the Candidatus Nealsonbacteria bacterium genome encodes the following:
- the gyrB gene encoding DNA topoisomerase (ATP-hydrolyzing) subunit B, with amino-acid sequence MIKPKRAKTETTYDAKDIYVLEGLEPVRKRPAMYIGSTGPDGLHHLVWECADNCLDEFMMGHGNQMEIVLLPDDRVKVTDNGRGIPVDKHPQTGKSALETVMTTLHAGAKFGGKAYQIAGGLHGVGVSVVCALSRWLKAEVCRGGVRYSQEYARGKPKTKLKKIGRCKQTGTTVIFEPDPEIFKEIKFDFKRILNHLRQQAYLTKGIKIIISDQRNKEKKEYSFYFEGGLISYIRYLIRGVPSRHSNVFYCLGEKEGVLVEAAFQYAEEYEVYEESFANNIYTGEGGTHLTGFRSALTRTLNDYARKNGFLKESDDNLNGEDIREGLIGVISVKIKDPQFEGQTKARLGNPEAKIAVDGIVSEALTDFVERNPQDAKAIVEKCILSAKARTAARVARQTVLRKGALDGLMLPGKLADCISRKPEESELYIVEGESAGGSGKQARDRKFQAILPLRGKILNVERTRLDKILTSKEIRSLIIALGTAVAQDFNIQKVRYHWIIIMCDADSDGNHIKTLLLTLFYRYFQPLIAAGYIYVAQPPLYRIQAGKKIRYAFTEDDKKDIIDELQGGTKREGKKNKKKSRDKKEREEKITGINIQRFKGLGEMNPELLWETTMDPENRILKKITVENAREADKIFDTLMGKEVMPRKRFIQAHAKKVQNLDI; translated from the coding sequence ATCTATGTTCTTGAGGGTTTGGAACCCGTCCGGAAAAGACCAGCGATGTATATAGGATCTACCGGGCCGGATGGTTTACACCATTTAGTTTGGGAATGTGCCGATAACTGTTTGGATGAATTCATGATGGGGCACGGCAATCAGATGGAAATAGTTCTTCTGCCAGATGATAGAGTTAAAGTCACAGATAACGGTCGAGGTATTCCAGTGGATAAACATCCTCAGACAGGAAAGTCGGCTTTGGAAACTGTAATGACAACCTTACATGCTGGAGCAAAATTCGGCGGTAAAGCTTATCAAATAGCTGGTGGTTTACACGGAGTTGGGGTATCTGTAGTTTGTGCTTTATCTCGTTGGCTAAAAGCTGAGGTCTGCCGGGGGGGGGTAAGATATTCCCAGGAATATGCCAGAGGAAAGCCAAAAACAAAACTCAAAAAGATAGGTAGATGCAAACAAACAGGAACGACTGTAATTTTCGAACCAGACCCCGAAATTTTTAAAGAAATTAAGTTTGATTTCAAGAGAATCTTAAATCACCTGCGTCAGCAGGCCTATTTGACCAAAGGAATAAAGATAATAATTTCTGACCAAAGAAACAAAGAGAAAAAAGAATATAGTTTTTATTTTGAGGGTGGGTTGATTTCTTATATTAGATATTTAATTAGAGGAGTACCATCTCGTCATTCTAATGTTTTTTACTGTTTAGGCGAGAAAGAAGGAGTTTTAGTTGAAGCTGCCTTTCAATATGCCGAGGAGTACGAAGTTTATGAAGAAAGTTTTGCTAATAATATTTATACTGGCGAAGGCGGCACCCATCTAACCGGATTTCGGTCTGCTCTTACTAGAACCCTAAATGACTATGCTAGGAAGAATGGTTTTTTGAAAGAAAGCGACGATAATTTAAACGGCGAAGATATTAGGGAAGGTTTAATCGGGGTGATTTCAGTTAAAATAAAAGATCCTCAATTTGAGGGGCAAACAAAGGCGAGATTAGGGAATCCCGAAGCGAAAATAGCCGTTGATGGAATAGTTTCTGAGGCCTTAACTGATTTCGTAGAGAGAAATCCTCAAGATGCCAAAGCAATAGTTGAGAAATGTATTCTTTCAGCCAAAGCCAGAACGGCAGCTAGGGTTGCTAGACAGACTGTCCTAAGAAAAGGAGCCCTAGATGGATTGATGTTACCAGGGAAACTAGCTGATTGTATTTCTCGAAAACCAGAGGAATCTGAACTTTATATTGTTGAAGGAGAATCAGCCGGTGGTAGCGGGAAACAGGCTAGAGATCGAAAATTCCAGGCAATTCTGCCTTTGCGAGGAAAAATTTTAAATGTTGAAAGAACTCGACTTGATAAGATTTTAACTTCCAAGGAAATCAGATCTTTAATTATTGCCCTGGGAACGGCTGTGGCTCAAGATTTTAATATCCAAAAAGTCAGGTATCACTGGATTATTATAATGTGCGATGCCGACTCAGACGGCAATCACATTAAAACGCTTCTTTTGACTCTCTTTTATCGTTATTTTCAACCTCTCATTGCAGCTGGCTATATTTATGTGGCCCAACCTCCGCTTTATCGGATTCAGGCTGGAAAAAAAATTAGATATGCTTTCACAGAAGATGATAAAAAAGATATCATTGATGAATTACAGGGTGGAACAAAGAGGGAAGGGAAGAAGAACAAAAAGAAGAGTAGAGACAAAAAAGAAAGAGAAGAAAAGATTACCGGGATTAACATCCAGCGTTTTAAAGGACTGGGAGAGATGAATCCAGAATTATTGTGGGAAACAACAATGGATCCTGAGAATCGAATTTTGAAAAAGATTACTGTTGAAAACGCTCGCGAAGCAGACAAAATTTTTGATACTCTTATGGGAAAAGAGGTAATGCCAAGAAAAAGATTTATTCAGGCCCACGCGAAAAAAGTCCAGAATTTAGACATTTAA
- the miaA gene encoding tRNA (adenosine(37)-N6)-dimethylallyltransferase MiaA, whose product MKNKLIVILGPTASGKSHWAIELAKKFNGEVVSADSRQIYRGMDIGTGKITKKEMKGIPHYLLDVAYPKKRFTVVQYQKLAQSAIKKILKKRKNPFLVGGAGFYIQAIVDQISIPRVKPDWKLRKKLEKEEAKDLFGLLKKIDPQRARNIDRQNKRKLIRALEILVKTEKPVPPLLKKPPQFEILIIGIKKSSQEIKKLIKKRLLKRLKQGMIAETRRLKKAGLSWRRLEEFGLEYRYISLYLQRKLDYQQMLKRLEKEIEHFAKRQMTWFKKDKRIHWLEKLEEAERLIEEFLKK is encoded by the coding sequence ATGAAAAATAAATTGATAGTTATTCTGGGACCAACGGCTTCTGGAAAAAGTCATTGGGCAATAGAGCTGGCCAAAAAGTTCAACGGCGAAGTTGTCTCTGCTGATTCCCGACAGATTTATCGAGGAATGGATATTGGTACAGGAAAAATAACGAAAAAAGAAATGAAAGGTATTCCCCATTATCTTTTGGATGTTGCTTATCCAAAAAAAAGATTTACAGTCGTTCAATATCAAAAATTAGCTCAGAGTGCAATCAAAAAAATCTTAAAGAAGAGAAAAAATCCATTTTTGGTTGGGGGGGCAGGATTCTATATTCAGGCTATCGTTGATCAAATTTCGATACCTAGAGTAAAACCTGATTGGAAATTAAGAAAAAAATTGGAAAAGGAAGAAGCCAAAGATCTCTTTGGACTGTTAAAAAAAATAGACCCACAGAGAGCCAGAAATATTGACAGACAAAATAAAAGAAAGCTAATTAGAGCGTTGGAAATTTTAGTTAAAACAGAAAAACCCGTACCGCCTCTATTGAAAAAACCTCCTCAATTTGAGATTTTAATTATTGGGATTAAAAAGTCCTCTCAAGAAATAAAAAAATTAATTAAAAAAAGGCTATTGAAGAGATTAAAACAAGGAATGATAGCTGAAACTAGAAGGCTGAAAAAGGCCGGTCTTTCCTGGAGAAGATTAGAAGAATTTGGTCTGGAATATAGATACATATCTTTATATCTACAGAGGAAATTAGATTATCAGCAGATGCTAAAAAGATTAGAGAAAGAAATTGAACATTTTGCCAAACGTCAAATGACTTGGTTCAAAAAAGACAAGAGAATCCATTGGTTGGAAAAATTAGAAGAAGCAGAAAGATTAATTGAAGAATTTCTGAAAAAATAA
- a CDS encoding (deoxy)nucleoside triphosphate pyrophosphohydrolase, which translates to MKKELLIVTAAIIKRRGRYLITQRLEGKHLAKKWEFPGGAIEFGEDPKRCLKREIKEEIDINIKVGKFFDYSSFVYDDQRHIILLAFLCDFLSGKIKNFVIRDYKWITPKEMTNYDFCKADIPFIKKIQKHEHC; encoded by the coding sequence ATGAAAAAAGAGCTATTAATAGTTACAGCAGCGATAATTAAAAGGAGAGGAAGATATTTAATTACTCAAAGACTCGAAGGGAAACATCTGGCTAAAAAATGGGAATTCCCGGGTGGGGCCATAGAATTTGGAGAAGATCCTAAAAGATGCTTAAAAAGAGAAATTAAAGAAGAGATAGATATAAATATAAAAGTAGGAAAGTTTTTCGATTATTCTTCCTTTGTTTATGATGATCAAAGACATATAATATTATTGGCTTTTTTATGTGATTTCCTCTCGGGAAAGATAAAAAATTTCGTTATCAGAGATTATAAATGGATTACGCCCAAAGAGATGACTAATTATGATTTTTGTAAGGCCGACATACCATTTATTAAAAAAATACAAAAACATGAACATTGCTAA
- the thyX gene encoding FAD-dependent thymidylate synthase yields the protein MDKWKDLRKNLFRAVEPKIKLVAMTQPVGEYRHLCTPETLPAFTARASYESKGTKEDDIRLNRTLIKLGHDTPLQAVQFVFYFSGTTKSLQAQWTRHKVGVGWTFRSTRYISAGQNCFVYNTYDYINEEEKVKELLKIDETVAKQSIDLYEKKRTLGSTKQDARKIMPVFWATSCYFYVNARALRHLFKLRLDKAAEWEIRRMVSILFDICMQWTPSFFEDFKELRNKSEF from the coding sequence ATGGATAAGTGGAAAGACTTAAGGAAAAACTTGTTTCGGGCAGTAGAACCCAAGATTAAACTTGTTGCCATGACTCAACCGGTCGGTGAGTACAGGCATCTTTGTACTCCAGAAACTCTTCCTGCCTTTACAGCCAGGGCTTCTTATGAATCAAAAGGAACAAAAGAAGACGATATAAGGCTTAATAGAACCCTGATAAAGCTTGGCCACGACACTCCATTGCAAGCTGTCCAATTTGTTTTTTATTTTTCTGGGACAACCAAATCCCTACAGGCTCAGTGGACAAGACATAAAGTCGGAGTTGGCTGGACCTTTAGAAGTACTCGTTATATTTCGGCAGGTCAAAATTGTTTTGTTTATAATACTTATGATTACATAAATGAGGAAGAAAAAGTAAAAGAACTTTTGAAAATAGATGAAACAGTTGCCAAACAATCCATTGATCTATATGAAAAAAAGAGAACCCTAGGGTCTACGAAACAAGATGCCAGAAAAATAATGCCAGTTTTTTGGGCAACTTCCTGTTATTTTTATGTTAATGCCAGAGCTTTGCGTCATCTTTTTAAACTAAGACTGGACAAGGCTGCGGAATGGGAGATTAGAAGAATGGTCTCAATTCTTTTCGATATTTGCATGCAGTGGACACCTTCATTCTTCGAAGATTTTAAAGAATTAAGAAATAAATCAGAATTTTAG
- the deoC gene encoding deoxyribose-phosphate aldolase, protein MIFVRPTYHLLKKYKNMNIAKIIDHTNIRPEATEEDIKKTCQEAKKYGFRGVCINPEWIKLVSEELKGTDIKTIVLIDSPIGDSPYPERLKICQKAKTEGADELDIVINVPAVKHERYGEILEDLKEISKILPTKVIIGSGYLTDQEIRKASEIVKEAGAVCVKTSTAKDPLDQLELKEKAKHLKIMRESAPGLEIKAAGNIRNHQDLKMMVEAGADIIGTSSGIEIIREAKEE, encoded by the coding sequence ATGATTTTTGTAAGGCCGACATACCATTTATTAAAAAAATACAAAAACATGAACATTGCTAAAATTATCGATCATACTAATATAAGGCCCGAGGCCACCGAAGAAGATATAAAGAAAACCTGCCAGGAAGCTAAAAAATATGGCTTTCGGGGAGTCTGTATTAATCCAGAATGGATAAAATTGGTCAGCGAAGAATTGAAAGGAACAGACATTAAGACCATTGTTTTGATTGATTCACCAATTGGTGATAGTCCGTATCCAGAAAGATTAAAAATTTGTCAAAAAGCTAAAACTGAGGGAGCTGATGAGTTGGATATCGTAATTAATGTCCCCGCTGTAAAACACGAGAGATATGGCGAGATTTTAGAAGATTTGAAAGAAATTTCAAAAATTTTACCCACCAAAGTAATTATTGGTTCCGGGTATTTAACAGACCAAGAGATAAGAAAGGCTTCAGAAATTGTTAAAGAGGCGGGAGCTGTTTGCGTTAAAACTTCAACAGCTAAAGATCCTTTGGATCAGCTTGAATTAAAAGAAAAAGCAAAACACCTAAAAATAATGAGAGAGTCTGCTCCTGGCCTCGAAATTAAAGCTGCCGGAAACATTAGGAACCATCAAGACCTCAAAATGATGGTAGAAGCCGGCGCGGACATTATCGGAACAAGTTCGGGAATAGAGATTATTAGAGAAGCTAAAGAAGAATAA
- the miaB gene encoding tRNA (N6-isopentenyl adenosine(37)-C2)-methylthiotransferase MiaB yields the protein MKKYWIITFGCQMNHSDSERIATVLENIKYQPALNMNEADLILVNACSVRQSAIDRIWGQTKKFQKLKTKNSELRTVITGCVLKKDKGKFAKNFNLVLDINDLPELPEKLLTIKQFSNLTIKDSALQNESYLRIEPEHSDNFSAYVPIMTGCNNFCTFCVVPYTRGREISRPAKEIICEVQNLIKRGYKEIWLLGQNVNSYKFKGANFPKLLNMVNDIGGDFWIRFTSSHPKDFSAELINIMASCEKVTEYLNLPVQSGDDEILKKMNRPYTMEIYKNIIRKIRKKIPNITLSTDVIIGFPGEKEKAFENTVKLFKEIKYDMAYISQYSPRSGTKAANFKDDIPRLEKERRWKILTNILRKTALEKNKKYLGKTLDVLIETERPRTRSVGQAGSVRDRHGYLYGKTRNYKTIEFKGPKNLIGKFTKIKIVDAFPWRLKGEMI from the coding sequence ATGAAAAAATATTGGATTATTACATTCGGATGCCAGATGAATCATTCAGATAGTGAGAGAATTGCTACTGTTTTGGAAAATATTAAATATCAGCCAGCTTTAAATATGAATGAGGCCGATTTAATCCTGGTTAATGCTTGCTCGGTCAGGCAGTCAGCTATTGATAGAATTTGGGGCCAAACTAAAAAATTCCAAAAATTAAAAACTAAAAATTCTGAGCTAAGGACTGTGATAACAGGCTGCGTCTTGAAAAAAGATAAAGGAAAATTTGCCAAGAATTTCAATTTAGTTTTAGATATCAATGATTTACCAGAATTACCAGAAAAACTCTTAACAATAAAGCAATTTAGCAATTTAACGATTAAAGACAGCGCATTACAGAATGAGTCTTATTTGAGGATTGAACCCGAACATTCCGATAATTTTTCTGCCTACGTACCAATAATGACAGGCTGTAATAATTTCTGCACTTTTTGCGTTGTCCCTTATACTCGAGGTCGCGAAATCTCCCGGCCAGCCAAAGAAATTATTTGCGAGGTTCAAAATCTAATTAAACGAGGATACAAAGAAATCTGGCTATTAGGGCAAAATGTAAACAGCTATAAATTTAAAGGGGCTAATTTTCCGAAACTTTTGAATATGGTAAATGATATTGGGGGCGATTTTTGGATTCGCTTTACCAGCTCTCACCCCAAAGACTTCTCGGCAGAATTAATCAATATTATGGCCAGTTGCGAAAAAGTGACTGAATATTTAAATTTACCTGTCCAGTCCGGTGATGATGAAATTCTAAAAAAAATGAACCGACCATATACTATGGAAATATACAAAAATATAATTAGGAAAATCCGAAAAAAAATTCCTAATATTACTCTATCTACCGATGTTATTATTGGTTTCCCGGGAGAGAAAGAAAAAGCATTTGAGAATACAGTTAAGCTTTTTAAAGAAATAAAATATGATATGGCTTATATCTCTCAATATTCTCCAAGGTCAGGAACAAAAGCTGCTAATTTCAAAGATGATATCCCTCGCTTAGAAAAAGAAAGAAGGTGGAAGATTTTGACCAATATTTTGAGAAAAACTGCCTTAGAGAAAAATAAAAAATACCTTGGAAAAACATTAGATGTATTAATAGAAACGGAACGACCCCGCACCAGAAGTGTGGGGCAGGCAGGTTCGGTGCGGGACAGGCACGGATATTTATATGGAAAAACACGGAACTATAAAACTATAGAATTTAAAGGTCCAAAAAACCTAATCGGCAAATTCACTAAAATAAAAATTGTTGATGCGTTTCCTTGGAGGTTAAAAGGAGAAATGATATGA
- the gatB gene encoding Asp-tRNA(Asn)/Glu-tRNA(Gln) amidotransferase subunit GatB — translation MTYTPIVGLEIHVELKTRSKMFCGCANDQNEKHPNNNICPICMGHPGTLPVINREAVRKVIKTGLALHCQILENSKFDRKNYFYPDLPKGYQISQYNLPLCKEGYLQVTLGNFIPPRLQEGRGRQSKVRIRRIHLEEDTGKLLHPEGTDYSLVDFNRAGIPLMELVTEPDIRSAKEARRFSEELRLILRYLGVSDVNMEKGQMRVEVNLSLLPAEKAKQRIKSDKELGTKVEIKNLNSFRAVEGALKYETKRQTEVLESGKKVIQETRGWSKSRGVTLSQREKEEAYDYRYFPEPDLPPLHITGKEISEIKSEIPELPQQKRERFAKEYNLDERDVEVFVQNKDLGAYFEKVISELKDWIKSIELKTKLSDREIKRFVKLAANYVLTDLQRLLKKASVAGDDFPITPENFAEFIALIYEGKISSKIAKQVLLEMFKTGADPSHIIKEKKLSLITDESEIEKIIKNVLNKNQTAINDFKDGKGNALQFLVGQVMQETRGRANPQTVKDILEKELTKT, via the coding sequence ATGACCTATACGCCAATAGTTGGCCTGGAAATTCATGTTGAGCTGAAGACTCGATCAAAGATGTTTTGCGGTTGCGCGAATGATCAAAACGAAAAACATCCTAATAATAATATTTGCCCGATTTGCATGGGGCATCCCGGTACCCTGCCGGTGATTAACCGAGAAGCAGTTAGAAAAGTAATAAAAACAGGTCTTGCTTTACATTGCCAAATTTTAGAAAATTCTAAATTTGACCGGAAAAATTATTTTTATCCAGACTTACCCAAAGGATATCAAATTTCTCAATATAATCTTCCTCTTTGTAAAGAAGGCTATCTCCAAGTGACCCTAGGCAATTTCATCCCGCCCCGTTTACAAGAGGGGCGAGGCAGGCAATCGAAAGTCAGAATTAGAAGAATTCATTTAGAGGAAGATACTGGAAAACTTTTACATCCAGAAGGCACTGATTATTCTTTGGTCGATTTTAATAGAGCTGGCATTCCTTTAATGGAATTGGTGACTGAACCCGATATAAGATCAGCAAAAGAAGCCAGGAGGTTTTCAGAAGAATTGAGATTAATTTTAAGATATTTAGGAGTCTCTGATGTTAATATGGAAAAGGGGCAGATGAGAGTAGAAGTTAATTTAAGCCTACTCCCGGCCGAAAAAGCAAAACAAAGAATAAAAAGCGATAAAGAATTAGGAACAAAAGTAGAAATTAAAAATTTGAACTCATTTCGGGCAGTAGAAGGAGCCCTAAAGTATGAAACTAAGAGGCAGACTGAAGTTTTAGAATCTGGCAAGAAAGTTATTCAAGAAACGCGGGGTTGGTCCAAAAGCAGAGGAGTAACATTATCTCAGAGAGAGAAAGAGGAGGCTTATGATTACCGATATTTTCCAGAGCCCGACTTACCCCCTCTTCATATTACAGGGAAAGAAATTTCAGAGATTAAATCAGAGATTCCCGAGCTTCCTCAACAAAAAAGAGAAAGATTTGCCAAAGAATATAATTTGGACGAGAGAGATGTAGAAGTTTTTGTTCAAAACAAAGACCTTGGCGCATATTTTGAGAAAGTTATATCGGAACTTAAGGATTGGATAAAGTCGATAGAACTTAAAACCAAACTATCTGATAGAGAAATCAAGAGATTCGTTAAGTTAGCGGCAAATTATGTATTGACGGATCTTCAAAGGCTTTTAAAAAAGGCTTCGGTGGCGGGTGATGATTTTCCAATTACCCCAGAGAATTTCGCTGAGTTTATAGCTTTGATTTATGAAGGAAAAATATCAAGCAAAATTGCCAAGCAGGTTCTTTTAGAAATGTTTAAAACAGGAGCCGATCCATCCCATATTATTAAAGAGAAAAAACTTAGCTTAATTACTGATGAATCAGAGATTGAGAAAATTATAAAAAACGTTTTAAATAAAAATCAGACGGCAATTAATGATTTCAAGGATGGCAAAGGAAACGCTTTACAATTTTTAGTTGGTCAGGTAATGCAGGAGACAAGGGGCCGGGCTAATCCCCAAACAGTAAAAGATATTTTAGAAAAAGAGTTGACAAAAACTTAA
- a CDS encoding dCTP deaminase — protein sequence MILSDCDIKKYIKEGRIRITPKPNFQDQLGPCSLDLRLGKVFKTFKRAEFPFIDLKAKFPIEKIMFEIRPSPGKPLIMQPGDFIIASTEESIEIPSDLVARIDGRSSLGRLGIVIHITAARFDPGWKGKAVIELGNLGIMPVALYPGMRICAITFETLSSPVEVPYLKQKDHKYAYQKSPRASRLNQEEEFKKKKKSI from the coding sequence ATGATTTTATCTGATTGTGATATCAAAAAATACATAAAAGAAGGAAGAATTAGAATTACCCCAAAACCTAATTTTCAAGACCAACTCGGCCCTTGTTCTTTAGATTTACGGCTAGGAAAGGTTTTCAAGACTTTCAAACGAGCTGAATTTCCTTTCATCGACCTAAAGGCAAAATTCCCTATTGAGAAAATAATGTTTGAGATTAGACCATCTCCGGGAAAACCATTGATTATGCAACCCGGGGATTTTATTATCGCTTCAACAGAAGAATCTATTGAAATTCCATCCGACTTAGTTGCTAGAATTGACGGCAGGTCATCTCTGGGAAGATTGGGGATAGTTATTCATATCACTGCCGCCCGCTTTGACCCTGGCTGGAAAGGGAAAGCGGTAATTGAACTCGGTAACCTAGGCATTATGCCGGTGGCTTTATATCCTGGAATGAGAATTTGCGCTATAACCTTTGAGACTCTTTCTAGTCCCGTTGAGGTGCCTTATTTAAAACAAAAGGATCACAAATATGCTTACCAGAAATCTCCTCGTGCAAGCAGGCTAAATCAGGAAGAAGAATTCAAAAAAAAGAAAAAATCAATATAA
- the nusG gene encoding transcription termination/antitermination protein NusG: MPKQELTQQKNWYVLHTYSGYEDAVAKSLRQRIESLGMEDKIFNVLVPKEKKIKIKNGKRKVIEEKIYPGYVLVEMVVTDDSWYIVRNTPNVTGFVGAGTVPVPVSFQEIEILKKRIGVDTPHFQIDFKVGDSIKITDGPFKDFDGRVSEIDEEKGKVKVFVNMFGRDTLVELDSLQIKKL, encoded by the coding sequence ATGCCAAAACAAGAATTAACCCAACAAAAAAACTGGTATGTTTTGCACACTTATTCTGGATACGAAGACGCAGTCGCAAAAAGTCTAAGACAGCGGATCGAGTCTTTGGGCATGGAAGACAAAATTTTTAATGTCTTGGTTCCCAAAGAAAAAAAGATTAAAATAAAAAATGGGAAAAGAAAAGTGATAGAAGAGAAAATTTATCCAGGTTATGTCTTAGTCGAAATGGTTGTTACAGATGATTCTTGGTATATTGTTCGGAATACTCCCAATGTTACAGGTTTTGTCGGAGCGGGAACTGTCCCCGTCCCTGTTTCTTTTCAGGAGATAGAGATCTTAAAGAAAAGAATAGGAGTAGACACCCCTCATTTTCAAATTGATTTTAAAGTCGGGGATTCAATTAAAATCACCGATGGTCCTTTTAAAGATTTTGATGGTCGAGTTTCTGAAATCGACGAAGAAAAAGGAAAAGTTAAAGTCTTTGTCAATATGTTCGGAAGAGACACATTGGTAGAATTAGATTCTTTACAGATCAAAAAATTATAA
- the secE gene encoding preprotein translocase subunit SecE, translating into MLRKIITFLKEVRLEMRKINWPTKQETLRYTIIVIGISTAVAIFLGSLDFIFTTFLSKFIL; encoded by the coding sequence ATGCTCAGAAAAATTATAACTTTCCTAAAAGAAGTCAGATTAGAGATGAGAAAGATTAATTGGCCGACCAAACAGGAGACTTTAAGGTATACCATCATTGTCATTGGTATATCGACAGCTGTGGCAATTTTCTTGGGAAGTTTAGATTTTATTTTCACAACTTTCTTAAGTAAATTTATCTTATAA
- the rplK gene encoding 50S ribosomal protein L11 produces the protein MKKIKAIVKLQIPAGKATPAPPVGPALAPHGLNISEFCQKFNESSKNQQGWKLPVEITVYEDRTYNFEIKQPLASELLKKAAAVEKGSGEPNKKKVGKITELQLEEIAKKKMPDLNTDDLKQAKKIIEGTAKNMGIEIEK, from the coding sequence ATGAAAAAAATAAAAGCCATCGTAAAGTTACAAATTCCTGCTGGCAAAGCTACTCCAGCGCCTCCTGTCGGGCCGGCCCTGGCTCCACACGGTTTGAACATTTCTGAATTCTGTCAGAAGTTTAATGAATCCTCAAAGAATCAACAGGGATGGAAGTTGCCAGTTGAAATTACTGTTTACGAAGACAGAACCTATAATTTTGAGATAAAACAACCTCTGGCTTCCGAGCTTTTGAAGAAAGCAGCTGCTGTGGAGAAGGGATCGGGGGAACCCAATAAAAAAAAGGTAGGGAAGATTACTGAACTCCAACTGGAGGAAATTGCTAAGAAAAAAATGCCAGATCTGAATACAGATGATCTTAAACAAGCCAAGAAGATTATTGAAGGCACCGCAAAAAATATGGGAATTGAAATAGAAAAGTAA
- the thyX gene encoding FAD-dependent thymidylate synthase, which yields MEILQNAGSHRILAIMAGSAGESPLELIELAGRTSYQSRNRITKGSATKFVRMLRKIGHESVLEHSSMTVEFNNVSRGFTHELVRHRLVAYTQESTRRVDESDFGVVIPPDRDPDEKLVTLQIFDQIGVVSIPHIFTVSFGEWMKLNEQMYRGLRKASWKPEDARQVLPIGIKSQIVDTCNLREWRHIFRLRCAKDAHWEIRRVMVNLLREVQKRIPVIFDDFVIAKDGKSAILRGGD from the coding sequence ATGGAGATTCTTCAGAATGCGGGTTCTCACCGAATTTTAGCAATTATGGCGGGGTCAGCCGGAGAAAGTCCTCTTGAGTTAATTGAACTTGCCGGTCGAACCTCATATCAGTCCAGAAATAGGATAACCAAGGGATCTGCGACTAAGTTTGTACGGATGTTGCGAAAGATTGGCCATGAAAGCGTTCTTGAACATTCATCAATGACTGTCGAATTTAATAATGTCTCGAGGGGTTTTACCCACGAATTGGTGCGTCATCGATTGGTGGCTTACACCCAAGAGTCGACCCGCCGGGTGGACGAAAGTGATTTCGGGGTGGTTATTCCGCCGGATAGAGATCCCGATGAGAAATTGGTGACATTACAGATATTCGACCAGATAGGAGTAGTATCCATTCCTCATATATTTACTGTTTCTTTTGGTGAATGGATGAAATTAAATGAACAGATGTACCGTGGTTTGAGGAAAGCAAGCTGGAAACCAGAAGATGCAAGACAAGTCTTGCCTATTGGCATAAAATCTCAAATCGTGGATACCTGTAATTTGAGGGAATGGCGGCATATCTTCAGGTTGAGATGTGCCAAGGATGCCCATTGGGAGATTAGACGAGTGATGGTTAATCTCTTGCGGGAAGTTCAAAAAAGAATACCGGTAATTTTCGATGATTTTGTTATCGCAAAAGATGGAAAAAGCGCCATACTGAGAGGAGGGGATTAA